The following proteins are co-located in the Pseudomonas fluorescens genome:
- the uvrA gene encoding excinuclease ABC subunit UvrA, whose protein sequence is MTSQRNIPPIAAHHLGFVRVRGAREHNLRNVDVDIPRDALVVFTGVSGSGKSSLAFSTVYAEAQRRYFESVAPYARRLIDQVGVPDVDSIEGLPPAVALQQQRGTPSARSSVGSVTTLSSLIRMLYSRAGSYPPGQAMLYAEDFSPNLPQGACPQCHGLGRVYEVTEALMVPDPSLTIRQRAVASWPLAWQGQNLRDILVTLGYDVDIPWRDLPKKQRDWILFTEETPTVPVYAGFTPEQTRDALKRKLEPSYQGTFSGARRYILHTFTHTQSALMKKRVSQFMQGSACPTCEGKRLNQAALSVTFAGVDIGELSQLSLAQLAELLRPVAAGQDSMKLSVEKRLAAQRIAQDLLERVSTLTELGLGYLSLERSTPTLSSGELQRLRLATQLGSQLFGVIYVLDEPSAGLHPADGEALFTALDRLKAAGNSLFVVEHDLETMRRADWLIDVGPAAGEHGGQILYSGPPAGLADVQASQTREYLFAERRPSPPARREPTGWLKLEGVTRNNLNDLRVDFALGCFTSVTGISGSGKSSLVSQALLELVGTGLGRVLQSDEEPSLEDAAPQSSGGRISSGLEHIRRLVQVDQKPIGRTPRSNLATYTGLFDNVRKLFAATPAAKKRHYDAGQFSFNVAKGRCPNCEGEGFVSVELLFMPSVYAPCPTCHGARYNPETLAVTWQGLSIAQVLGLTVEQAVEVFAEQPAVLRSLQVLRDIGLGYLRLGQPATELSGGEAQRIKLATELQRNARGATLYVLDEPTTGLHPRDVDRLLSQLNQLVDAGHTVVVVEHEMRVVAQSDWVIDIGPGAGDLGGKVVACGTPQKVAKSKASRTAPFLARELP, encoded by the coding sequence CCTGATCGACCAGGTGGGCGTGCCCGATGTGGACTCCATCGAAGGCCTGCCCCCGGCCGTGGCGCTGCAACAGCAGCGCGGTACGCCCAGTGCGCGTTCTTCGGTGGGCAGCGTCACCACCTTGTCGAGCCTGATTCGCATGCTGTACTCGCGTGCCGGCAGCTACCCGCCGGGGCAGGCGATGCTGTATGCGGAGGACTTTTCGCCGAACCTGCCCCAAGGGGCCTGCCCGCAATGCCATGGCTTGGGCCGTGTGTATGAAGTGACCGAGGCGCTGATGGTGCCCGACCCTTCCTTGACCATTCGCCAACGTGCGGTGGCGTCCTGGCCGTTGGCATGGCAAGGGCAGAACCTGCGCGACATCCTCGTGACCCTCGGGTATGACGTGGATATCCCCTGGCGCGACCTGCCGAAAAAGCAGCGTGACTGGATCCTCTTCACCGAGGAAACCCCGACCGTACCGGTGTACGCAGGCTTCACCCCCGAGCAGACCCGCGATGCGTTGAAACGCAAGTTGGAGCCGAGCTACCAGGGCACGTTCAGTGGCGCGCGGCGCTATATCCTGCACACCTTCACCCATACCCAAAGTGCGCTGATGAAAAAGCGCGTCTCGCAATTTATGCAGGGCAGCGCCTGCCCGACCTGTGAGGGCAAGCGCTTGAACCAGGCGGCGCTGTCGGTGACGTTTGCCGGGGTGGATATCGGTGAGTTGTCGCAGCTGTCATTGGCGCAACTGGCCGAGTTGTTGCGTCCGGTGGCGGCGGGGCAGGACAGCATGAAACTGTCGGTGGAAAAGCGCCTCGCTGCCCAGCGTATTGCCCAGGATCTGCTTGAGCGCGTCAGCACGCTGACCGAGTTGGGCCTGGGCTATTTGTCGCTGGAGCGCAGCACGCCGACGTTGTCCTCCGGGGAGTTGCAGCGCCTGCGCCTGGCGACGCAATTGGGCTCGCAGCTGTTCGGGGTGATTTACGTACTGGATGAGCCGTCCGCAGGCCTGCACCCGGCCGATGGTGAGGCCCTGTTCACCGCGCTTGATCGATTGAAAGCCGCAGGCAATTCATTATTTGTGGTCGAGCATGACCTGGAAACCATGCGCCGCGCCGACTGGCTGATCGACGTCGGGCCGGCGGCCGGTGAGCACGGCGGGCAAATTCTCTACAGTGGGCCGCCAGCCGGTTTGGCGGATGTGCAGGCGTCGCAGACGCGCGAGTATTTGTTCGCTGAGCGGCGCCCATCGCCGCCGGCGCGACGTGAGCCCACTGGCTGGCTGAAGCTCGAAGGCGTGACGCGCAATAATCTCAATGACTTGCGTGTGGACTTTGCGCTGGGCTGCTTTACCTCGGTGACCGGTATCTCCGGCTCGGGTAAATCCAGCCTGGTCAGCCAGGCGCTGCTGGAACTGGTGGGCACCGGCCTGGGCCGTGTGCTGCAAAGCGACGAAGAACCGAGCCTGGAAGACGCCGCCCCGCAAAGCAGTGGCGGGCGGATCAGCAGTGGGCTGGAGCATATCCGCCGTCTGGTGCAGGTGGACCAGAAACCCATCGGCCGCACGCCGCGCTCCAACCTCGCGACCTACACCGGGCTGTTCGACAACGTGCGCAAACTCTTCGCTGCCACACCCGCGGCGAAGAAACGTCACTATGACGCCGGGCAGTTCTCCTTCAACGTCGCCAAGGGGCGCTGCCCCAATTGCGAGGGGGAAGGGTTTGTCAGTGTTGAATTGCTGTTCATGCCCAGCGTGTATGCGCCATGCCCGACCTGCCACGGTGCGCGCTATAACCCCGAGACATTGGCGGTCACCTGGCAAGGCCTGAGCATCGCCCAGGTGCTGGGGCTGACGGTGGAGCAGGCGGTGGAAGTGTTTGCCGAACAGCCCGCTGTGTTGCGTTCGTTGCAGGTGCTGCGCGATATCGGCCTGGGGTATTTGCGCCTGGGCCAGCCGGCGACCGAACTGTCCGGCGGCGAGGCGCAGCGGATCAAGCTCGCCACCGAATTACAGCGCAACGCGCGGGGCGCCACCCTGTACGTGCTGGATGAGCCGACGACCGGCTTGCACCCACGGGATGTGGACCGCTTGCTCAGCCAGCTCAATCAACTGGTGGACGCGGGGCACACGGTAGTGGTGGTGGAACACGAAATGCGCGTGGTCGCCCAGAGTGACTGGGTGATTGATATCGGACCAGGGGCCGGGGATTTGGGCGGCAAGGTGGTGGCCTGTGGCACGCCGCAAAAAGTGGCGAAAAGCAAGGCCAGCCGGACCGCGCCGTTTCTGGCACGAGAGCTGCCCTGA
- the tkt gene encoding transketolase, giving the protein MTHAATAVDTHCINTIRTLAMDAVQKANSGHPGTPMGLAPVGYTLWSRFLRYHPHHPDWPNRDRFVLSVGHASMLLYSLLHLAGVVEIDAHGKRSGQPAISLDDIKQFRQMSSKTPGHPEYRMTTGVETTTGPLGQGCANSVGMAMAERWLGKRFNRDDNVLFDYNVYTLCGDGDMMEGISSEAASIAGHLKLDNLCWIYDNNTISIEGHTELAFSEDVTKRFQAYGWHTLHVTDANDLQALSAALETFKTNTGAPTLIVVDSVIGYGSPHKHNTAAAHGEPLGVEEIRLTKAAYGWPQDSSFLVPDETRTVLRDALLERSQPLYEEWNRHLSQLAQYEPELADELSRMRAGEMPEHWQDQLPTFNTDAKGVASRAAGGEVLNAFAEQIPWLLGGSADLSPSTKTNLTFDGAGRFSADDYSGRNLHFGIREHAMGAIANGMALSYLRPYTSTFLVFSDYMKPPIRLAAIMELPVVFVFTHDSIGVGEDGPTHQPIEHLTQLRATPGLLTLRPGDANETLELWKVALAQTHRPSCIVLSRQALPTLDRTQYAAASGAAKGAYVLAGADKPEVLLLATGSEVSLAVAAYEQLTAEGIAAQVVSMPSWELFEEQDAAYRDSVLPPAVKARVVVEQAGPLGWDRYVGQTGAKVVMNSFGASAPLAKLQEKFGFTPENVVKLAKQQLAEHG; this is encoded by the coding sequence ATGACTCATGCTGCCACTGCTGTCGACACCCACTGCATCAACACCATTCGCACCCTGGCCATGGACGCTGTGCAGAAGGCCAACTCCGGCCACCCCGGCACGCCCATGGGCCTGGCGCCGGTGGGGTACACGCTGTGGAGTCGGTTCCTGCGCTATCACCCGCACCATCCCGACTGGCCCAACCGCGATCGGTTTGTCTTGTCGGTGGGGCATGCGTCGATGCTCCTGTATTCGCTGCTGCACCTGGCCGGCGTGGTCGAGATTGATGCCCACGGCAAACGCTCGGGCCAACCGGCGATCAGCCTGGACGATATCAAGCAGTTCCGGCAGATGAGCTCCAAGACCCCGGGCCACCCCGAATACCGCATGACCACCGGGGTAGAAACCACCACGGGCCCGCTCGGCCAGGGTTGCGCCAACAGCGTGGGCATGGCCATGGCCGAGCGCTGGCTGGGCAAGCGTTTCAACCGCGATGACAACGTGCTGTTCGATTACAACGTCTACACCCTGTGCGGTGACGGCGACATGATGGAAGGCATCAGCAGCGAAGCCGCGTCCATTGCCGGGCATTTGAAGCTGGATAACCTCTGCTGGATCTACGACAACAACACCATCAGCATCGAGGGCCACACCGAGCTGGCGTTCAGTGAAGACGTGACCAAGCGCTTCCAGGCCTATGGCTGGCATACCCTGCATGTCACCGACGCCAATGACCTGCAGGCCTTGAGCGCCGCACTGGAGACCTTCAAGACCAACACCGGCGCGCCGACCCTGATTGTGGTCGACAGTGTGATCGGCTACGGCTCGCCCCACAAACACAACACCGCCGCCGCCCACGGCGAACCGTTGGGCGTTGAGGAAATCCGCCTGACCAAAGCCGCTTACGGCTGGCCGCAGGACTCCAGCTTCCTGGTGCCCGATGAAACCCGCACGGTGCTGCGCGATGCGCTGCTGGAGCGCAGCCAGCCGCTGTATGAAGAATGGAACCGACACTTGTCGCAGTTGGCACAGTACGAGCCTGAACTGGCGGATGAGTTGAGCCGCATGCGCGCCGGCGAAATGCCGGAGCATTGGCAGGATCAGTTGCCCACCTTCAACACCGACGCCAAAGGCGTGGCCAGCCGTGCCGCCGGTGGCGAGGTGCTCAATGCCTTTGCCGAGCAAATCCCCTGGCTGCTGGGCGGCTCGGCGGATCTGTCACCGTCGACCAAGACCAACCTCACCTTCGACGGGGCCGGGCGTTTCAGTGCTGACGACTACAGCGGGCGCAACCTGCACTTTGGCATCCGCGAGCACGCCATGGGCGCCATCGCCAATGGCATGGCGCTGTCGTACCTGCGCCCGTATACCTCGACGTTCCTGGTGTTCAGCGACTACATGAAACCGCCCATACGCCTCGCGGCGATCATGGAGTTGCCGGTGGTATTCGTGTTTACCCATGACTCGATTGGTGTGGGTGAGGATGGGCCGACGCACCAACCCATCGAGCACCTGACTCAACTGCGTGCTACGCCGGGGCTGCTGACCCTGCGCCCGGGCGATGCCAATGAAACCCTGGAACTGTGGAAAGTCGCCCTGGCGCAAACCCATCGGCCAAGTTGCATCGTGCTGTCACGCCAGGCGTTGCCGACTCTGGACCGTACCCAGTATGCGGCCGCCTCCGGTGCCGCCAAAGGCGCCTACGTGTTGGCCGGCGCTGACAAACCTGAAGTGCTGCTGTTGGCGACGGGCAGTGAAGTCAGCCTCGCAGTGGCAGCGTACGAACAGCTGACAGCCGAAGGGATTGCCGCACAGGTGGTCTCGATGCCGAGCTGGGAGCTGTTTGAGGAACAGGACGCGGCTTACCGCGACAGCGTGTTGCCGCCAGCCGTCAAGGCGCGCGTGGTGGTGGAACAGGCGGGCCCCTTGGGTTGGGACCGCTATGTCGGCCAGACGGGCGCCAAAGTGGTGATGAACAGCTTTGGCGCGTCGGCGCCACTGGCCAAGTTGCAGGAGAAGTTTGGGTTTACCCCTGAAAACGTGGTGAAACTGGCCAAGCAACAGCTGGCTGAACACGGGTAA
- a CDS encoding DUF465 domain-containing protein: MPVKHDLYQDLGLSKEVVHERRRSDDRLNSLLEQYDAADKEVLVFESSGGADDELEKLKKKRLLVKDKIVLQLAPTSGR; the protein is encoded by the coding sequence ATGCCAGTGAAACACGACCTGTATCAGGATTTGGGTTTGAGCAAGGAAGTTGTTCACGAACGCAGGAGGAGCGATGACCGCTTGAATTCGCTGCTCGAACAATACGATGCCGCCGACAAGGAGGTACTCGTTTTCGAGTCGTCAGGCGGAGCGGACGACGAACTGGAGAAACTGAAGAAGAAACGCCTGTTGGTCAAAGACAAGATTGTGCTGCAACTCGCTCCTACATCGGGGCGGTAA
- the hglS gene encoding 2-oxoadipate dioxygenase/decarboxylase HglS translates to MPSAAYVSPDEIRKDFSRAMSDMYRDEVPLYGALMALVAETNAQVLDSDSRLAGQLRRTGEIARLDMERHGAIRLGTALELATISRLFAVMGMQPVGYYDLTPAGVPVHSTAFRAVHERALQASPFRVFTSLLRLELIENLELRAFAESALAKRSIFTPGALALIEQAERDGGLSAADAAAFIQQALETFRWHHTATVTGAQYQQLSDQHRLVADVVAFKGPHINHLTPRTLDIDHVQAAMPGKGITPKAVIEGPPRRECPILLRQTSFKALDEPIAFTDAQGSHSARFGEIEQRGVALTPKGRALYDQLLNAARDELGALPNEGNAARYVTLMEQHFQAFPDNHAQMREQGLAYFRYFATAQGLAARGQADQPRTLEALIAAGHVDVEPLVYEDFLPVSAAGIFQSNLGDAAQSHYAATSNQAEFETALGRQTIDELKLYGETQQRSMDECMQALGV, encoded by the coding sequence ATGCCAAGCGCCGCCTATGTCAGCCCTGACGAAATACGCAAAGACTTCTCCAGGGCCATGTCCGACATGTACCGAGATGAAGTTCCACTGTATGGCGCGCTGATGGCGCTGGTAGCAGAGACCAATGCGCAGGTATTGGACAGTGACTCACGCTTGGCCGGGCAGTTGCGACGCACGGGCGAAATTGCTCGCCTGGACATGGAACGTCACGGCGCCATTCGCCTGGGCACTGCCCTTGAGCTGGCAACCATCAGCCGCCTGTTTGCGGTGATGGGCATGCAACCGGTGGGCTATTACGACCTGACCCCGGCCGGCGTGCCCGTGCACTCCACCGCTTTTCGCGCGGTGCATGAACGTGCGTTGCAGGCCAGCCCGTTCCGGGTGTTTACCTCACTGTTACGCCTGGAACTGATCGAAAACCTCGAACTGCGCGCCTTCGCCGAAAGCGCCCTAGCCAAGCGCTCGATCTTCACCCCCGGGGCGCTGGCGCTGATCGAACAAGCAGAACGCGACGGCGGCCTGAGCGCCGCGGATGCCGCGGCATTTATCCAGCAGGCCCTGGAAACCTTTCGCTGGCACCACACCGCCACCGTCACGGGCGCGCAGTACCAGCAATTGAGCGACCAGCATCGCCTGGTCGCCGACGTGGTGGCGTTCAAAGGCCCACACATCAACCACCTGACACCGCGCACCCTGGACATCGACCACGTGCAGGCCGCCATGCCGGGCAAAGGCATCACCCCCAAGGCAGTGATCGAAGGCCCGCCACGCCGCGAGTGCCCGATCCTGCTGCGCCAGACCAGCTTCAAGGCCCTCGACGAGCCCATCGCCTTCACCGACGCCCAAGGCAGCCACAGCGCACGCTTCGGCGAAATTGAACAGCGCGGTGTGGCACTGACCCCCAAAGGCCGCGCCCTGTACGACCAACTGCTGAACGCGGCGCGCGACGAACTGGGCGCGTTGCCGAATGAGGGCAACGCGGCACGCTATGTGACGTTGATGGAGCAACACTTCCAGGCCTTCCCCGATAACCACGCGCAAATGCGTGAACAGGGCCTCGCGTACTTCCGCTACTTCGCCACTGCACAAGGCTTGGCGGCACGCGGCCAGGCCGACCAACCGCGAACGCTGGAGGCGTTGATTGCTGCCGGGCACGTGGATGTCGAACCGTTGGTGTATGAAGACTTTCTGCCGGTGAGTGCGGCGGGGATCTTCCAGTCGAACCTGGGCGATGCCGCGCAAAGTCACTATGCAGCCACATCGAATCAGGCTGAGTTCGAAACGGCACTGGGCCGCCAGACGATTGATGAATTGAAGCTGTATGGCGAGACGCAGCAACGCTCAATGGATGAATGCATGCAAGCGCTGGGGGTATGA
- a CDS encoding OprD family outer membrane porin — translation MKISTLALSITAALLAQQACADDFGLGALGTGTGHSGFLEDSHAAVSSRTMYYSADNRSGTSNDLREAATLLRFDYKSGYTQGTLGVGFDVMAFGALRLDGGDGHAAGPGLSGNGNSFFPTKNNGTEPADSFGRAAGNVKFRISQTELHVGGALAPVLPILVSNDSRVAPQTFDGGILTSSDIPNVTFTGGELNKAEGRASSNSTGLSVAGGTRDSDSFKFGGVDYKPFGSSDNAIAKNLTLQYYYANLQDFYKQNYFGLVHVLPLGNDQSFKTDLRYFDSSSDGKNGEAGYQFNNNGGYAKHAGEVDNKTYSAAFTYQLGGSSLMLGHIGVSDDGGFVWVNQGSIADPNAQGAGGSDFYLFTDAVVGQFSRAGEQVNFGQYSYDFKAFVPGLKASVAYLDGTGIKSKVAGGADQKENETDFRLDYVVQEGPLKGFGTTFRTGTYKGHNTGTADQDQTRLIFNYTYAIF, via the coding sequence ATGAAAATTTCTACACTGGCGTTATCCATCACCGCTGCACTGCTCGCGCAACAGGCTTGCGCGGACGATTTCGGGCTCGGCGCACTGGGCACAGGCACGGGGCACAGTGGCTTTCTTGAAGACAGCCACGCAGCGGTCAGTTCGCGGACGATGTACTACAGTGCGGACAACCGTTCGGGGACCAGCAACGATCTGCGCGAAGCCGCGACATTGCTGCGCTTCGACTACAAATCCGGCTACACCCAAGGCACCCTTGGCGTCGGTTTCGATGTGATGGCTTTCGGTGCCCTGCGCCTGGACGGTGGCGATGGCCACGCCGCAGGCCCAGGCCTGTCCGGTAACGGCAACAGCTTCTTCCCGACCAAAAACAACGGCACCGAGCCTGCCGACAGTTTCGGCCGTGCTGCGGGTAACGTGAAATTTCGCATTTCCCAGACAGAGTTGCACGTCGGCGGTGCCTTGGCCCCGGTGCTGCCTATCCTGGTCTCCAACGACAGCCGTGTTGCACCGCAGACTTTTGACGGCGGCATCCTCACGTCCAGTGACATTCCTAACGTGACCTTTACCGGTGGTGAGCTGAACAAGGCCGAAGGCCGTGCTTCCAGCAACTCCACCGGGTTGAGCGTCGCTGGCGGTACCCGCGACAGCGACAGCTTCAAGTTCGGCGGTGTGGACTACAAACCGTTCGGCTCGTCTGACAACGCCATCGCGAAAAACCTGACGTTGCAGTACTACTACGCCAACCTGCAGGACTTCTACAAACAGAACTACTTCGGCCTGGTTCACGTTCTGCCGCTGGGCAACGACCAGTCGTTCAAGACTGACCTGCGTTACTTCGACAGCAGCAGCGATGGCAAAAACGGTGAGGCCGGCTACCAGTTCAACAACAACGGTGGCTACGCCAAACACGCTGGCGAAGTGGATAACAAAACCTACAGCGCCGCGTTCACCTACCAGTTGGGCGGCAGCAGCCTGATGCTTGGCCACATCGGCGTCAGCGACGACGGCGGCTTCGTCTGGGTCAACCAGGGCAGCATCGCCGATCCAAACGCACAGGGCGCGGGCGGCAGCGACTTCTACCTGTTTACCGATGCCGTGGTGGGCCAGTTCTCCCGTGCGGGCGAGCAGGTCAATTTTGGTCAGTACTCCTATGACTTCAAGGCCTTCGTACCTGGGCTGAAAGCGTCCGTGGCTTACCTGGACGGCACGGGCATCAAGTCCAAAGTCGCCGGCGGCGCTGACCAGAAAGAAAACGAAACCGACTTCCGCCTGGACTACGTTGTGCAGGAAGGCCCGCTCAAAGGCTTTGGTACCACCTTCCGTACCGGTACCTACAAAGGGCATAACACCGGCACGGCGGACCAGGACCAAACGCGTCTGATCTTCAACTATACCTACGCGATCTTCTAA
- a CDS encoding MGH1-like glycoside hydrolase domain-containing protein — MTATPATNILATIEGQRLATEAPERWRDWGPYLSERQWGTVREDYSADGDAWTYFPHEHARSRAYRWGEDGLAGFSDKAQRWCLGLALWNGRDTIIKERLFGLNNAEGNHGEDVKELYFFVDGVPSHAYMRMLYKYPHAAFPYADLIAENARRGLEDAEYEILDTGVFEDNRYCDISVEYAKHHPDDIFMRVTVHNRSDQPTQLHVLPQLWARNDWSWTVDAPKPQLRLDGEQVLAFHHELPDRCLSAWGQDGLEWLFCENESNIPRLDGQPAPGPFKDGINDYLVDGVQSAIRRDAGTKVAARFSLELAGLESKTLYLRFAPTDAPAVNARKLFELRRQEADDFYAALQQGITNEDARNVQRQALAGLLWSKQLYYFDVNQWLDGDPAQPAPPPERLHIRNTHWRHLSNFDILSMPDTWEYPWYASWDQGFQAVAMALIDPEYAKQQLLLLVKDRFMHPNGQLPAYEWRFDDANPPVHAWASWRVYQQDKALTGVGDMDFLERIFHKLLLNFSWWVNRKDAEGRNLFQGGFLGLDNIALFDRSAALPPGYQLDQADGTAWVAAYALDLMRIGLELAKRNGVYVDIAVKFFEHFLYIAGAINRVDDSAEGLWDEHDQFFYDVLHRPDGQNEPVRLRSIVGLMPLFAVLVLEQREHEGLAGLRERLLGFMKHRPDLAKLVSRWNEPGQGNRLLLALLRGERTKDLLRRMLDDTEFLSAFGVRSLSKAFAEQPLALKMNGDTLCARYQPGESDSRLYGGNSNWRGPLWMPVNYMLIESLREFHRYYADNFSVEYPTGSGYLASLEEVADSLSQRLTRLFLRNEDGLRPSMAGYAQLEADPASRDLVLFHEYFHGETGRGLGASHQTGWSALVALLLQPKSSP; from the coding sequence ATGACGGCCACGCCTGCAACCAACATCCTCGCAACGATTGAAGGCCAGCGCCTGGCAACCGAAGCGCCCGAACGTTGGCGCGACTGGGGCCCTTACTTGAGTGAACGCCAATGGGGCACGGTGCGCGAAGACTACAGCGCCGATGGCGATGCCTGGACCTACTTCCCCCATGAACATGCCCGCAGCCGCGCCTACCGTTGGGGTGAGGACGGGTTGGCCGGGTTCAGCGACAAGGCTCAACGCTGGTGCCTGGGCCTGGCGCTTTGGAACGGGCGCGACACGATCATCAAGGAGCGCCTGTTCGGTTTGAATAACGCCGAGGGCAACCACGGTGAAGACGTCAAGGAACTGTACTTTTTCGTCGATGGCGTACCGAGCCATGCCTATATGCGCATGCTCTACAAATACCCGCATGCCGCGTTTCCTTATGCGGACCTGATCGCCGAGAACGCCCGCCGCGGGCTTGAAGATGCCGAGTACGAAATTCTCGACACCGGCGTGTTTGAAGACAACCGCTATTGCGACATCAGCGTCGAATACGCCAAGCACCATCCCGACGATATTTTCATGCGGGTCACCGTGCATAACCGTTCGGATCAGCCGACGCAGCTGCACGTGCTGCCCCAGTTGTGGGCGCGCAATGACTGGAGCTGGACCGTTGACGCGCCCAAGCCGCAATTGCGGCTGGACGGCGAGCAGGTGCTGGCCTTCCATCATGAACTGCCCGATCGCTGTCTCAGCGCCTGGGGGCAGGACGGGCTCGAGTGGCTGTTCTGCGAAAACGAGAGCAATATTCCCCGGTTGGATGGGCAGCCGGCGCCTGGGCCGTTCAAGGATGGCATCAATGATTACCTGGTGGACGGCGTTCAGTCGGCGATTCGCCGGGATGCGGGCACCAAAGTCGCCGCGCGCTTCAGCCTTGAACTGGCGGGCCTGGAGAGCAAAACCCTGTACCTGCGGTTTGCGCCCACGGACGCACCCGCGGTCAACGCGCGCAAGCTGTTTGAGCTTCGCCGGCAAGAAGCTGATGACTTCTATGCGGCCCTGCAACAGGGGATCACCAATGAAGATGCGCGCAACGTACAGCGCCAGGCGCTCGCCGGCTTACTGTGGTCCAAACAGCTGTACTATTTTGACGTAAACCAGTGGCTCGACGGCGACCCGGCCCAACCTGCGCCGCCGCCCGAGCGCCTGCATATCCGCAATACCCATTGGCGGCACCTGTCCAACTTCGACATTCTCTCCATGCCTGACACCTGGGAATACCCGTGGTACGCCTCCTGGGACCAGGGCTTCCAGGCGGTCGCGATGGCGCTGATTGATCCGGAGTATGCCAAGCAACAGTTATTGCTGTTGGTGAAAGACCGCTTTATGCACCCCAATGGTCAACTGCCGGCGTATGAATGGCGTTTCGACGACGCCAACCCGCCGGTGCATGCCTGGGCCAGTTGGCGGGTGTATCAGCAGGACAAGGCGCTGACCGGGGTCGGCGACATGGATTTCCTTGAGCGCATTTTCCACAAGTTGCTGCTGAATTTTTCCTGGTGGGTCAACCGCAAAGACGCCGAGGGCCGCAACCTGTTCCAGGGCGGGTTCCTGGGCCTGGACAACATTGCCTTGTTCGACCGCTCCGCTGCCTTGCCGCCGGGCTACCAGCTGGATCAGGCCGACGGCACGGCGTGGGTCGCCGCTTATGCACTGGACCTGATGCGCATCGGTCTGGAGCTGGCCAAACGCAATGGGGTCTACGTCGATATCGCGGTGAAGTTTTTCGAGCATTTCCTGTATATCGCCGGGGCGATCAACCGCGTTGACGACAGCGCCGAGGGCTTGTGGGATGAGCACGACCAGTTCTTCTACGACGTGCTGCACCGCCCCGACGGCCAGAACGAGCCGGTGCGCCTGCGCTCCATCGTCGGCCTGATGCCGTTGTTCGCCGTGCTGGTGCTGGAGCAGCGCGAACATGAAGGCCTTGCGGGGTTGCGTGAACGGCTGCTGGGGTTCATGAAGCACCGGCCGGATTTGGCCAAACTGGTGTCGCGCTGGAACGAACCGGGGCAGGGCAATCGCCTGCTGCTGGCGTTGTTGCGCGGCGAGCGCACCAAGGATTTGCTGCGGCGCATGCTCGATGACACGGAGTTTTTGTCGGCCTTTGGCGTGCGCTCCTTGTCCAAGGCCTTTGCCGAGCAGCCGCTGGCGCTGAAGATGAACGGCGACACGTTGTGCGCGCGCTATCAGCCTGGCGAGTCCGACTCACGCTTGTATGGCGGCAACTCCAATTGGCGCGGGCCATTGTGGATGCCGGTGAATTACATGCTGATCGAATCGTTGCGCGAATTTCACCGCTACTACGCGGACAACTTCTCGGTGGAGTACCCGACCGGCAGTGGTTATCTGGCGTCTCTGGAGGAGGTCGCCGACAGCCTGAGCCAGCGTCTGACCCGATTGTTTCTAAGGAATGAAGACGGGCTGCGGCCGTCGATGGCAGGCTATGCGCAGCTGGAAGCGGACCCGGCCAGCCGTGACCTGGTGTTGTTCCATGAGTATTTCCATGGTGAAACCGGGCGTGGGTTGGGCGCGTCACACCAGACTGGCTGGAGTGCGTTGGTGGCGTTGCTGCTGCAGCCCAAGAGTAGCCCCTGA
- a CDS encoding SCP2 sterol-binding domain-containing protein, whose protein sequence is MTDVAKAVEAMKAKFNPAAADGLDLVFGFRIDDTQNFSLVVKNNTCELLEGENPDAQVTLVMDGETMKGIVDGSTDGMQAFMGGKLRTEGDMMLAMKLSDLFPA, encoded by the coding sequence ATGACTGACGTAGCCAAAGCTGTAGAAGCAATGAAAGCCAAATTCAACCCAGCCGCTGCCGACGGCCTGGACCTGGTGTTCGGTTTCCGTATCGACGACACCCAGAACTTCTCGCTGGTGGTCAAGAACAACACCTGCGAACTGCTGGAAGGCGAAAACCCGGACGCCCAGGTGACCCTGGTGATGGACGGCGAAACCATGAAAGGCATCGTTGACGGTTCCACCGACGGCATGCAGGCCTTCATGGGCGGCAAACTGCGCACCGAAGGCGACATGATGCTGGCCATGAAGCTGAGCGACCTGTTCCCGGCTTGA